From Xylocopa sonorina isolate GNS202 chromosome 2, iyXylSono1_principal, whole genome shotgun sequence, a single genomic window includes:
- the LOC143432807 gene encoding protein dpy-30 homolog isoform X1, protein MASGGAENTAEERTEPATPAQPLTNVMSETAHRILAMNKDSDLSGVAPKKSRVEVQSLPTRQYLDQTVVPILLQALSSLAKERPADPISFLAGYLLRNKSQYDNGESPPTSQ, encoded by the exons ATGGCGTCCGGCGGTG CAGAAAACACGGCAGAGGAAAGGACCGAGCCAGCAACGCCGGCACAACCCCTCACCAATGTTATGAGCGAAACAGCGCAC AGGATACTAGCAATGAATAAGGACTCTGACCTGTCTGGTGTAGCACCAAAGAAGTCGCGCGTCGAAGTACAATCTCTTCCAACGAGGCAGTACTTGGATCAGACCGTAGTTCCAATATTGTTACAAGCCCTATCCAGTCTAGCCAAGGAGAGGCCGGCTGACCCTATCAGCTTTCTAGCTGGATACTTGCTAAGGAATAAAAGCCAGTACGACAATGGTGAATCTCCGCCGACTAGTCAATGA
- the LOC143432807 gene encoding protein dpy-30 homolog isoform X2: MASGGENTAEERTEPATPAQPLTNVMSETAHRILAMNKDSDLSGVAPKKSRVEVQSLPTRQYLDQTVVPILLQALSSLAKERPADPISFLAGYLLRNKSQYDNGESPPTSQ; encoded by the exons ATGGCGTCCGGCGGTG AAAACACGGCAGAGGAAAGGACCGAGCCAGCAACGCCGGCACAACCCCTCACCAATGTTATGAGCGAAACAGCGCAC AGGATACTAGCAATGAATAAGGACTCTGACCTGTCTGGTGTAGCACCAAAGAAGTCGCGCGTCGAAGTACAATCTCTTCCAACGAGGCAGTACTTGGATCAGACCGTAGTTCCAATATTGTTACAAGCCCTATCCAGTCTAGCCAAGGAGAGGCCGGCTGACCCTATCAGCTTTCTAGCTGGATACTTGCTAAGGAATAAAAGCCAGTACGACAATGGTGAATCTCCGCCGACTAGTCAATGA